One Seriola aureovittata isolate HTS-2021-v1 ecotype China chromosome 3, ASM2101889v1, whole genome shotgun sequence genomic window, GAAAATCTCGCAGAAACCACAGCAGTTAGAGATCACCTGCAGAAATACATCAGAGAGCTTGAGCAGTCCAATGATGACCTGGAGAGAACCAAAAGGTCAGTGTCTTAAGAAATCTTATGTCGTTATCACACCAATTCACTTAATTGTCAAATGACTAACTAACTGGCTGACTTTGACTGTGGTGCACATACGCATATATAGAGTTAGACCAAAGAATGCAAAGTCTATAAACACAATGATTGTTAAGATTTTTTGGCCTATCCTCTCATTTTATCCCAGGGCTACCATCATGTCTCTGGAGGACTTTGAGCAACGGATGAACCAAGTCATTGAGAGGAATGCCTTTCTTGAAAGCGAGCTGGATGAGAAGGAAAACCTGCTTGAGTCTGTTCAGAGGCTCAAGGATGAAGCCAGAGGTATACAGACAAATGTACACTCACTGTAGCCTCTCAAGACTGTCTGTTTATGCCCTGTCTATCCTTCCTGTGTATTTAGTACCTGATCTATGCGCACTTGTATTCTGGTATATGTCTGTACCATCTAACCCCGttatacactttttacaccaaaGTTAGATAAAATGTCATGTCTCATCCCTGGGTTGGTGCTTCTTAAAACATATTGAGCACAGGCCCAAGTGCAGCTCACTCTCCGCAGAAGGTGTAGCACCAGTGTTTCTGGTTCAGCAGCAGTGTGCTGGGCAGGTAACAGGTCTGTCTACAGTGTTTCTGCTCAGAAAGACGTCCCTGCATGGAAAAGGGGTGAAAATTAGTTTGTTCACCTAGGTGTCATGGTTACACCACTGCTGATTGGAGCTAAATACCTGTGGCTGCTAcaaactgcagagtcatttgaccaGGGCCTGAATGCTAATTGTACCCTTTCACATTGAcgacaaaagccagatgttagcgGGTTTTTTTGTCCAGTGTAAAAGGGGCTTTAGAAAGTTAAAGGTCTAAACtagtgtttttacatgttttagctATTTAATATTGGTTAGATATACTTTATGattttgaattgtgttttttcatctttggaGACAGCTGCTGCTTTCCATTAATTTCACTGtggaaagaaaattaaattagtAAAGTACGGTTGTCCATCACAGTAAACATCAGTGTTTCACATACATTGATTAATTCGTGGCAGCCCAGCATTAAAGtatttactatttcaaatgggtaAAATTTTATGTCATTGTAGAGCTGCACACAGTGCATTGATTCATTCAGTCAGCCCCTTCTTACCTCCCtcaatctctctccctctctctttctctctctcaggcatAAAGAGTGTCTACAAACTTAAGAGCATCCCCCCTCCTTTTCAgctaaaactacaaaaataaatctaattcCGAACACTGAACATCATATCTGCCTTTATTGTTGACGTCAGCTGCCCACCCACAAACATTTGGCCATCAGATGCCATTGGGCTGTTGTTGAGGGTCTGTGTCTGACCATCTGTGGCTTATCATTTTAGCTGTGCATCTGTCGCAGTATGCACTAGTCAACTATTATCACTGGCTTTTCAGTTGAATGAGCATGTTGAATTGGTGATAGAGGCAGTCAGCGACGACTCGCAACactgtctcattttttttgcctctggCGGCAATGACAgggcaaagaaaagcaaatcTTATCATTGTCAGCGGCATCTTTTTATTAGCCGTATTCTCAATTGGTATTTTTTAGCGGTCAGAAGGAATCAGATTGTTGGTTTCtgtctttgctctttttttttttttttttgggagtcAAATTATAGACTAGAGATTTTCTCTTGTGCAAGTGCAGAATGTGACTATCAGCAGTCACCTGGCCCTTGGCTGTATGTAGACCTTGGGGTGTGCTGAAGTGTGTCTTTAACAGGAGACTTTTACTGAGCTAGGACTCTGACATTGGCTTGGTGTTACAGGACAGGTGTTACAGGACACTTGCAATATTACTCTGTGGAAATGCAGTTTTTACTtcagattgattgatttttaaatgtgtgcatTGTAATAGTACACAGCTGATGTGACATAATGGATTACCTGTTTCAGGTAGTTTTGAGTatgtaatttaatatttgtACTAAATTGAGTGTAGTGGAaacctttgttgttgttgttttttaaacatgtggCACTGGAATCTTGGTCATTAATGAAAAGCTGACTCACAGGTATATCtgtatgtttctctgtttgtggcAGATCTTCGCCAGGAGCTGGCTGTGCGTCAGAAGGAAAGACGTCCATCCAGCAGCCTTGGCAAAGACACAGATCGAGCAGATCTGCCGTGTCCCTCGGCTGGTAACCCATCCTTCCCTGTCACGCCCTCCAAACCTCTCAGCTCATTTGTCACACCCCCTGCTTCCAGCATCCGGCGAGGTGAATAGATTCAATTTTACCCCTGTATTTACTCTAGTAGATATACCAACTTTGTATTAACATACGGTGTGTTTACGTGTTCACATTGGGTTTGTTTTAGGTGATGGTCTAACAGGGACTCCCCTCACTACGTCTGCTAGAATATCTGCACTCAACATTGTAGGGGAGCTGCTGAGAAAAGTTGGAGTaagacatttaataataatacttcTGTAGTTCCAAGTGAATTTATCCTCACAGAGCTGTGCTTTAATGGAATAGTATGATTACAGGTTTGGGTTTTGCATGTATGagctgactgatgatatttttcAAAATCCCTACCAGAATCTGGAGTCCAAGTTGGCATCCTGTCGAGACTTTGTGTACGACACGTCTGTTAGTAGGCCGGCACTTCCAGCTGGTTCTGGTAGTCCTTCAGGCTTAGAAGCAGCGCCTGAGATTCAAACTACCAGCATGAGCCCCCCTCCTCAGTACGACAGGTGAGGAAAAAGACAGCAGCAAAATCCAAAGTGTGGCCACTGGAGAAACTAATGTTTATGTTGTTCTATCAATAACTACATAGAAGTTAGTTTTTCTCGTTAAGGAATATCTAACTTGTATTTTGTGCTTAACCATAGGTACAATTGTGCATGTTTGCTCATAAGATGTAATTCTGTAAAACAAATTATGAGAATAAGACCCTGGTTGAAAAATACAGGAATCTTTGAATAAACAATtaagaaatgttaaatgtttacatAAATAACCAAATCCAGTTGTTCAGTTCCTCTGTATCCACGATCCAGCAGTGTGGTGGATGTTGATTTCATGACATAAACTACAAAATCTGCATACTAGTAATGCCAGAATATGAACTGAGTCATCTCAGGCCACTTGACTGTACGAGTCAACAAATATTGGGAACAATAAGCATTTGGACTTGATAATTTAAGGTTTGTTCATGAGTGTATGCACTACGTCTTGTCTTTCAGTTTAGTGAAGCGCTTAGAGTTTGGACCAGCTCCTCCAAGAGGGGTCACCCAGGGTGCCCAGTCTCCACAGGGAGGGGTCAAGATCCTGCTATGAGACAAAAAGAAGATGAGTCACCTCCATCCTTCAataacctcacacacacccccacccccaccccccacccccctccttaatatactacagcAATGGGACTGTGAACTGAGCTGTCTCCCCTTGTTTGCCTCGAGCCCTGCTGAACTATTGGAACAGGAAAGCCACTCTCCTTGCTCTGTGCCCCACATAATCAGCGCATGGACATCTGCTGCATCAGGCTAGTATCACACCATATCTATCATAGGAAGCAGCACTACTACAGCTTGTATGAAATCAAGGAATGCAGAACCAACTCCTCACACTTTATGTCCTACTGTATCTTTGACGCTGTGGTGGGTTGCATCTGAGAAAACCGTCTGTGTCTGCTGATTTGCTTTCTGTGATGGATCAAGCACAACAGGGCTTTTGGAACATTTCTGCTCCCAGAAAACTCATTTAGGGTGGTTGTTGCACTTGCCCATAAATTCATTGAAGTAGGGGCCGAAACTAGAGCCAGTTGTTACTGTTTATTAATAACAGCCACTGGAAGTGACCCTGGTATAGGGACCAAAAACCTGGAGTGTcgttcataaaaataaaataaataaataaagcaaatattGCATTTCTGACCAAGTCCAAACCAAAGCtgtgataaatgaaaaaaattatgatttttttttttttaatctgatgatgaaatgttaaaattctGTTAGTAATTTCATTAACAAGTCAGTTGTTGTTCTTTATTCTTCTATGGGCTTGAATAATGTAGTTCTTATCAAGTATGGCATCAATTAACTTGTAAGTCACAAAGACCAGTGTGGGGGGGCTGGATACAACGATGGTTAAAACAATGATGAAAGTTATTTTCTGCCTCAATCACCACTGTTACAAAGCAAATGTAGTTAAGAATGAATTAGTTGCTGCCACGAGCTGATGTTTTAGCCATCGCTGCCTTCCTCAATGTTATTACCTCGTCAGTTTGTAGGCCTAAGTTCAAATAAATGATCGGTGATGTATCCCTCATGCTACCAGGCTTCTAGAAATGAGGAAATGTCACGTTCCTTCGGGCTAGTTCGAGCAGGTTCACACAGTAGGTTGTTAAATTCAATCCATTGGCCCAGGtcatctctgtctcctccttccTGCCATTGCACAGACTTGTTTTAACAGACTTGTTATTTTCTGGTATGTAAGGCTTATAAATGTGAAGAGTAGGTTTAGGTTTTATGCCTCAAAAATAAGATTTGTCATGCTGCAGATTTACGATCTAGTGTTagcaagaatttttttttaccaagattattttatttgactgtaGACTTCAGATTGGCACGTGTACACTACTGAATGTATAGTAATAATTCTATAGGTGTGAGACCTGTCTGCCATAGAAGGTCATATGGTGGGCGAACgaggagaaaagacaaagcaaTAATAGATTTTAACAGGTCAAAGATAAGCACAGTTCATATTATATTTGTGTAGGTATATAGAGCCTATATTGAATACCCTTCTCCTGCCTTTTAGTAAGAGATATTATGAATGGGAAATAGTGATTAACAGTTTTAACATGACACCTGAGCTTTCCCCTGAAATGTTTCTGGTTGATCTGGAGTTCTCATTACTGCCATACAGCAGCCCATAAAGCAGATATTTCAGTACATatctaaatacatttacacatcaGTCATCGCTCTGTACTGCACTGTAGCCTGTGTGTAGGAATTAACTTCATACATATGAGAAATGCAGTTCTTGCTCCTCTTTGCTGTTTAACCTTCCACAAACTAACATGAGCTAACTGTAATTGTACTCTATGACCACTGTGTACtgggtgtttgtttgtatgcaaCACCTCTGCGACTGCTTCTGTATTTGGACTTTAAACTGTATGTGCCTGAGGTACTCTACCCAACTTTTATCCTGTTGGTTTGCAGTTGTTTTTCTACTGAACTGAACAGATGAGAATCATGTTCTGTTGTGATGATTCAGTTTGATCTCTGAAGTTACTGACCaagacagaaacattaaaagaaaataaatcaaagcttttttcttttttctttttaaatatctttatttcTTGTGCAGGTGGTTCAACAATTAATAGATACAAATGGTGTCATGTAAACATCAGCTGATTACATATAACATTAGAGAAATGAGAATGAGTAAGTTTAGGGTGATCAGCGGCGTTTTAACAGGTACAGTAAATCTGGACAAaggaaaaatattgaaaatgaagATGTGAGTGCTGCTGAGTGCCCAATACTGACATCTGGCTCATGATTTTATAGTCGGAACAACCCTAAACCTTGTTCACCCTCAAACGTTCTGTTCTTTCTTGACTAAACATTATCTTCATCTGGGCACAGGAAAGGTGCAAATAATATAAATCTGTGACTTTAGAAAATGTTTAACAGCTAAATATTTGTTCATTGGGGATACAAGTGGCAGCACTGATTGGAAGCAGACTGGGTATAGAAGAATCTGTCTACATAGCCACTCTGATAAACCAGATCAGTGCTGCTCTGAAACAACACTAACAGCAGTCACAGGCAACAGGACGACAGTC contains:
- the LOC130163398 gene encoding nuclear distribution protein nudE homolog 1-like; protein product: MVEPTTHKFASLEEELGFWKEQAERHQQRAEESQEELQEFQQMSRDYEAELETELKQCEGRNKELLLNNNRLRMELENIKEKFESQHSDALRHISAMEENLAETTAVRDHLQKYIRELEQSNDDLERTKRATIMSLEDFEQRMNQVIERNAFLESELDEKENLLESVQRLKDEARDLRQELAVRQKERRPSSSLGKDTDRADLPCPSAGNPSFPVTPSKPLSSFVTPPASSIRRGDGLTGTPLTTSARISALNIVGELLRKVGNLESKLASCRDFVYDTSVSRPALPAGSGSPSGLEAAPEIQTTSMSPPPQYDSLVKRLEFGPAPPRGVTQGAQSPQGGVKILL